The Paracoccus sediminicola genome has a segment encoding these proteins:
- a CDS encoding Na+/H+ antiporter subunit G gives MDLFFEILVSALLIISGIFGFVGSYGLVKLPEPMTRLHAPTKAATLGVGAVLMASVVYFAWFGGRVTWHELMITLFSFLTAPITGLMIAKANIHLQWTREELPPTGTGTSWATKSDRPSLMDDGADSRLTHEGD, from the coding sequence ATGGATCTGTTCTTTGAAATCCTCGTATCGGCGCTGCTGATCATCAGCGGGATCTTCGGCTTTGTCGGCTCCTACGGTCTGGTGAAGCTGCCCGAGCCGATGACCCGGCTGCATGCCCCGACCAAGGCGGCGACGCTTGGCGTGGGCGCGGTGCTGATGGCGTCAGTGGTCTATTTCGCCTGGTTCGGCGGGCGGGTCACATGGCACGAGCTGATGATCACGCTGTTCAGCTTCCTGACCGCACCGATTACCGGGTTGATGATCGCCAAGGCGAACATTCATCTGCAATGGACGCGGGAGGAACTGCCACCCACGGGAACCGGCACAAGCTGGGCCACCAAGTCGGATCGGCCCAGCCTGATGGATGACGGCGCCGATTCGCGCCTGACACATGAGGGTGACTGA
- a CDS encoding K+/H+ antiporter subunit F has protein sequence MIDYAILFAFACYGIGLLFNLYRVVIAPGVPDRILALDTMTINMIAILTLFGIREGTDMYFEAALLFAMVGFVSTVAYAKFILRGDIIE, from the coding sequence ATGATCGACTATGCTATCCTGTTCGCCTTCGCCTGTTACGGCATCGGGTTGCTGTTCAACCTGTATCGCGTGGTGATCGCGCCGGGGGTGCCGGACCGCATCCTCGCGCTCGATACGATGACGATCAACATGATCGCCATCCTCACGCTGTTCGGCATCCGCGAGGGGACCGATATGTATTTCGAGGCGGCGCTGCTTTTCGCGATGGTCGGCTTCGTTTCCACCGTTGCCTACGCGAAATTCATCCTGCGCGGCGATATTATCGAATAA
- a CDS encoding Na+/H+ antiporter subunit E, protein MRRLFPHPYLSVLLVLTWLLLVNEFRWGSLVFGIILAVLIPALIAPYWPKRETITSPGKWLAYCAMVVWDIIVANIEVARIVLFKSRRDLQPAWIVVPLDLRSPEAITMLAGTITLTPGTVSCDLSECGHALLVHCLHAPDPDSVVTDIKTRYEARLKEIFA, encoded by the coding sequence ATGAGACGGCTCTTTCCGCATCCCTATCTTTCGGTTCTGCTGGTCCTGACCTGGCTTCTGCTGGTCAACGAATTCCGCTGGGGCTCTCTGGTCTTCGGTATCATCCTTGCAGTGCTGATCCCGGCACTGATCGCGCCCTATTGGCCAAAGCGCGAGACGATCACCTCGCCGGGCAAATGGCTGGCCTATTGCGCGATGGTGGTCTGGGACATCATCGTCGCCAATATCGAGGTCGCCCGCATCGTCCTGTTCAAATCGCGGCGCGATCTGCAACCGGCCTGGATCGTGGTCCCACTGGATCTGCGCTCCCCCGAGGCAATCACCATGCTGGCCGGCACCATCACGCTGACACCGGGTACGGTCAGCTGCGACCTGTCCGAATGCGGCCACGCATTGCTGGTGCATTGCCTGCACGCACCCGATCCGGACAGCGTGGTGACCGACATCAAGACCCGCTACGAGGCCCGGCTGAAGGAGATCTTCGCATGA
- a CDS encoding monovalent cation/H+ antiporter subunit D, which yields MNHFIIAPVVLPAVIGGLIILWMRHDMLLQRVFSTAGSVILLGVSLYLAFYASSGEVFVYRLGNWPAPFGIVLMLDELAAMMLVLGAFLAVVVQLYAIGSGWDRKGWHFHALWQFQMMGVMGAFLTGDAFNLFVFFEVLLIASYGLMIHGGGPLRLRAGVQYVIINLLGSTLFLAALGTLYAVTGTLNMADMAVKVAEMPPEDTSLLRTGAVLLMLVFAIKAALVPLHFWLPSTYANAPGPVAALFAIMSKVGIYSIIRFYTLVFPGDSVVESIVADMLLPAALITLVVGQIGVLGGRHLGRVAALSTIGSIGTLVIAVSMFTPDSISAALYYTIHSTLASAALFLIADMIAARRGGELWLTLRPKIRDSGLIAAMFFAAAIAAAGMPPLSGFLGKLLVLDVTRADPWWIGIWSTILVTSLFAIIGFGRAGSTLFWLPFQLQRIEALAEEEGRPPPRGPIPPKLEPDEHIQDIDDAVSPTMTFIAVGALLAGLVAMTVFARPALQMTDAIAEQLFDPQPYVDSVLIEQEGARK from the coding sequence ATGAACCATTTTATCATTGCCCCTGTCGTTCTGCCGGCGGTCATTGGCGGTCTCATCATCCTGTGGATGCGGCATGACATGCTGTTGCAGCGGGTCTTTTCCACCGCCGGGTCCGTCATTCTTCTGGGCGTCTCGCTGTATCTGGCCTTCTATGCCAGCAGCGGAGAGGTCTTCGTTTACCGTCTCGGTAACTGGCCCGCGCCCTTCGGCATCGTGCTGATGCTGGACGAGCTGGCCGCGATGATGCTGGTACTCGGCGCGTTCCTTGCCGTCGTGGTGCAGCTTTACGCCATCGGCTCGGGATGGGACCGCAAGGGATGGCATTTTCACGCGCTCTGGCAGTTCCAGATGATGGGGGTGATGGGCGCCTTCCTGACCGGAGACGCCTTCAACCTGTTCGTGTTCTTCGAGGTGCTGCTGATCGCGTCCTACGGTCTGATGATCCACGGAGGCGGGCCGCTGCGGCTGCGGGCGGGCGTGCAATATGTCATCATCAACCTGCTCGGCTCGACTCTTTTCCTGGCCGCGCTGGGGACGCTTTATGCGGTGACCGGCACGCTGAACATGGCGGATATGGCGGTGAAGGTCGCCGAGATGCCGCCCGAGGACACCTCGCTTCTGCGCACCGGCGCGGTTCTGCTGATGCTGGTGTTTGCGATCAAGGCCGCATTGGTGCCGCTACATTTCTGGCTGCCCTCGACCTATGCCAATGCGCCGGGCCCGGTGGCCGCGCTGTTTGCGATCATGTCGAAGGTCGGGATCTATTCGATCATCCGTTTCTACACGCTCGTCTTTCCCGGAGACTCGGTGGTCGAATCAATCGTCGCGGACATGCTTCTGCCCGCCGCGCTGATCACCCTGGTCGTCGGACAGATCGGCGTGCTTGGCGGGCGGCATCTGGGCCGGGTGGCTGCGCTGTCCACGATCGGATCGATCGGGACACTGGTGATCGCTGTGTCGATGTTCACCCCGGATTCGATCTCGGCGGCGCTGTATTACACGATCCATTCGACGCTCGCCTCGGCAGCGCTGTTCCTGATCGCCGACATGATCGCCGCGCGCCGGGGCGGAGAGCTTTGGCTGACCCTGCGCCCGAAGATCCGCGATTCCGGGCTGATCGCCGCGATGTTCTTCGCCGCCGCCATCGCCGCTGCCGGGATGCCGCCGCTTTCGGGCTTCCTGGGTAAGCTGCTGGTGCTGGATGTGACCCGAGCCGATCCGTGGTGGATCGGGATCTGGTCGACCATCCTCGTGACCTCTCTTTTTGCGATCATCGGCTTCGGGAGGGCCGGATCGACGCTGTTCTGGCTGCCCTTCCAGCTTCAGCGCATCGAGGCGCTGGCCGAGGAAGAGGGTCGCCCGCCGCCACGCGGCCCGATCCCGCCCAAGCTGGAGCCGGATGAACATATCCAGGACATCGACGATGCGGTATCGCCGACGATGACCTTTATCGCGGTCGGCGCGCTGCTTGCCGGGCTGGTGGCGATGACGGTTTTTGCGCGTCCGGCGCTGCAAATGACCGATGCCATTGCCGAGCAGCTTTTCGATCCGCAGCCCTATGTCGATTCGGTGCTGATCGAGCAGGAGGGCGCGCGCAAATGA
- a CDS encoding Na+/H+ antiporter subunit C, giving the protein MEALVAIAIGAMSAAGVYLVLRLRTFPTVIGMTMMSYAINVFLFASGRLAVNKPPILDPYAEAAVYTDPLPQALTLTAIVISFGMTAVVVLLALGAFIESGDDYIDMPDADRREDGDTE; this is encoded by the coding sequence ATGGAAGCGCTCGTAGCCATCGCCATCGGAGCCATGTCCGCCGCCGGGGTTTACCTCGTGTTGCGGCTGCGCACATTCCCGACCGTGATCGGCATGACCATGATGTCTTATGCAATCAACGTGTTCCTGTTCGCATCGGGACGGCTCGCGGTGAACAAGCCACCAATCCTCGATCCCTATGCCGAAGCTGCGGTCTATACCGATCCGCTGCCGCAGGCGCTGACGCTGACCGCCATCGTGATCTCGTTCGGGATGACGGCCGTGGTCGTTCTGCTGGCGCTCGGCGCGTTCATCGAGAGCGGGGACGACTACATCGACATGCCTGACGCCGACCGGCGCGAGGACGGGGATACCGAATGA
- a CDS encoding monovalent cation/H+ antiporter subunit A yields the protein MSPALIAALPFLGALLPGLLIRSGRNVAAISCGTMTFLALIGACLHIPAILGGAVITADYAWLPRIGLNASFRIDGLSLLFAILILGIGLLIITYARYYLSKDDPVGQFYTYLMLFQGAMVGIVLSDNILLLLIFWELTSLSSFLLIGYWKHLPEGRQGARMALTVTGMGGLAMIAGMLILGNIAGSYKISDILQAKEAIQASPMYLPALILILIGAFTKSAQFPFHVWLPHAMAAPTPVSAYLHSATMVKAGLFLMARLWPVLAGTPEWFYLVATTGLITMLIGAVIALFKDDLKALLAFSTVSHLGLITMLLGLGTEAGAIAAVFHIINHATFKAALFMSAGIIDHETGTRSIARLGGLRRLMPITFLIGTIAALSMAGIPPLNGFLSKEMMLYEAAHTDWAGYHNLFFIVASIAAIFSVAYSFRFIWHSFFGEERDDYPHHPHDPGPGLWFSPALLVVLVVLIGLMPMTMAGWLVRISADAVTGLATEPDIYLWHGVNAALIASIIAIIVGAILVSLHRLLQAGWDSTPRPEAKTMFDAVIRRAARWAQAANDALHDGRLARGATMMSITVVMAGVFGWATGAVGLATREMLPIEPVAAIGFLLLIAATGCMVTFHRNRLLALVLIGIIGLIVSGAFVYLSAPDLALTQISVEVVTVMLMLLALNFLPKRTWVETGGLRRGADALIATAVGLGFGGLAYAVMRRDFAFDTISGYHLENSYKQGGGDNVVNVTLVDFRGYDTFGEITVLGIAALVIFAMTETLMTGRSSRRLLNWRHDKRDAGDRHPLMLVVATRLILPISLTVGLFIFLRGHNEPGGGFVAGLIVAISLLMQYMASGFAWAQEKQRVPFHAMIGAGVVVAAATGMGAWLWGVPFLTSNYTYVKLPLLEEFELATAMAFDLGVFLCVLGAVMLALNSLSRIARRAGETVNREPMDVDPSRNSHQQGEAN from the coding sequence ATGTCGCCAGCCCTGATCGCCGCGCTGCCCTTCCTCGGCGCGCTCTTGCCCGGATTGCTGATCCGCTCGGGGCGGAATGTGGCCGCAATCTCCTGCGGGACGATGACATTCCTCGCGCTGATCGGGGCATGCCTGCACATCCCCGCGATACTGGGCGGTGCGGTCATCACGGCCGACTACGCCTGGCTGCCCCGGATCGGGCTGAACGCAAGTTTCCGCATCGACGGGCTGAGCCTGCTCTTCGCGATCCTGATTCTGGGCATCGGCCTGCTCATCATCACCTATGCGCGGTATTACCTTTCGAAAGATGATCCGGTCGGGCAGTTCTATACCTATCTGATGCTGTTCCAGGGCGCGATGGTCGGCATCGTCCTGTCGGATAACATCCTGCTTTTGCTGATCTTCTGGGAGCTGACCTCGCTGTCCTCCTTCCTGCTGATCGGCTATTGGAAACACCTTCCCGAAGGACGTCAGGGCGCGCGGATGGCGCTGACCGTGACCGGGATGGGCGGGCTTGCGATGATCGCGGGGATGCTGATCCTCGGGAATATCGCGGGCAGCTACAAGATCAGCGACATCCTTCAGGCGAAAGAGGCTATCCAGGCCTCTCCCATGTATCTTCCCGCGCTGATCCTGATCCTGATCGGCGCCTTCACGAAATCGGCGCAGTTCCCGTTCCATGTCTGGCTGCCGCACGCCATGGCCGCCCCGACGCCGGTCTCGGCCTATCTGCACTCGGCGACCATGGTAAAGGCCGGGCTGTTCCTGATGGCGCGGCTCTGGCCGGTGCTGGCGGGCACGCCGGAATGGTTCTATCTGGTCGCGACCACCGGGCTGATCACCATGCTGATCGGAGCGGTAATCGCGCTGTTCAAGGATGATCTCAAGGCGCTGCTGGCTTTCTCGACGGTCAGCCATCTGGGGCTGATCACGATGCTTCTGGGACTCGGGACCGAGGCAGGTGCCATCGCGGCGGTGTTCCACATCATCAACCACGCGACCTTCAAGGCCGCCTTGTTCATGAGCGCCGGGATCATCGACCACGAGACCGGCACACGCTCCATCGCCCGGCTGGGCGGGCTGCGCAGGCTGATGCCGATCACTTTCCTGATCGGGACGATTGCCGCGCTTTCCATGGCCGGGATACCGCCGCTGAACGGCTTCCTTTCGAAAGAGATGATGCTCTATGAGGCAGCACATACGGACTGGGCAGGCTATCACAACCTGTTCTTCATCGTGGCCAGCATCGCGGCGATTTTTTCGGTCGCCTATTCTTTCCGTTTCATCTGGCACAGTTTCTTCGGGGAAGAGCGCGACGATTATCCGCATCATCCGCATGACCCGGGTCCGGGGCTGTGGTTCAGCCCTGCGCTTCTCGTGGTTCTGGTGGTGCTGATCGGATTGATGCCGATGACCATGGCCGGATGGCTGGTCCGCATCTCTGCCGACGCGGTGACCGGGCTTGCGACCGAGCCGGATATCTATCTCTGGCACGGGGTGAATGCGGCGCTGATCGCCTCGATCATCGCGATCATCGTCGGAGCCATCCTCGTGTCGTTGCACCGGCTCCTGCAGGCGGGATGGGACTCGACCCCCCGCCCTGAGGCCAAAACCATGTTCGACGCGGTGATCCGGCGTGCCGCGCGTTGGGCGCAGGCGGCGAATGACGCGCTGCATGATGGGCGACTGGCGCGGGGGGCGACGATGATGTCGATCACCGTGGTCATGGCGGGCGTTTTCGGCTGGGCGACGGGCGCGGTCGGACTCGCCACCCGAGAGATGCTGCCCATCGAACCAGTCGCGGCGATCGGCTTTCTGCTGCTGATCGCCGCGACCGGCTGCATGGTCACCTTCCACCGCAATCGTCTGCTGGCACTGGTGCTGATCGGCATCATCGGGCTGATCGTATCGGGCGCCTTCGTCTATCTGTCGGCGCCGGATCTGGCCCTGACCCAGATCTCGGTCGAGGTGGTCACAGTGATGCTCATGCTGCTGGCGCTCAATTTCCTGCCCAAGCGCACCTGGGTCGAGACCGGCGGGCTGCGGCGCGGCGCCGATGCGCTGATCGCCACGGCGGTCGGGCTCGGATTTGGCGGGCTGGCCTACGCGGTGATGCGACGGGATTTCGCTTTCGACACCATCTCTGGCTATCACCTCGAGAACAGCTACAAGCAGGGCGGCGGCGATAACGTGGTGAACGTCACCCTGGTCGATTTCCGGGGCTATGACACGTTCGGCGAGATCACGGTCCTCGGGATTGCCGCGCTCGTCATCTTTGCGATGACCGAGACGCTGATGACCGGGCGGTCGTCCCGGCGGCTGCTGAACTGGCGGCATGACAAGCGCGACGCGGGCGACCGTCACCCGCTGATGCTGGTCGTTGCGACCCGGCTGATCCTGCCGATTTCGCTGACGGTCGGGCTGTTCATCTTCCTGCGTGGCCATAACGAGCCGGGCGGCGGCTTCGTGGCGGGTCTGATCGTCGCGATCTCGCTGCTCATGCAATACATGGCGTCGGGCTTTGCCTGGGCGCAAGAGAAACAGCGCGTGCCCTTCCACGCCATGATCGGCGCGGGCGTCGTCGTCGCCGCCGCGACCGGCATGGGGGCCTGGCTTTGGGGCGTGCCCTTCCTCACCTCGAATTACACCTACGTGAAGCTGCCTCTGCTGGAGGAATTCGAGCTTGCCACCGCCATGGCCTTCGATCTGGGCGTGTTCCTGTGTGTTCTGGGCGCGGTGATGCTGGCGCTGAATTCGCTGTCGCGGATCGCGCGCCGGGCCGGAGAGACGGTCAACCGCGAGCCGATGGATGTGGACCCCTCGCGCAACAGCCACCAACAGGGGGAGGCAAACTGA
- the ruvC gene encoding crossover junction endodeoxyribonuclease RuvC: protein MRVLGIDPGLQNMGWGVIELDGPRLRHIANGVVRSGPGALGARLLLLYRGLTDVITAHLPDAAAVEQTFVNKDAVGTLKLGQARGIALLAPAEAGLEIGEYAPNAVKKAVVGVGHAAKEQVQHMVRHQLPGVEFHGPDAADALAIAICHAHHLQSRSVRIKASA from the coding sequence ATGAGGGTTCTGGGCATCGACCCCGGATTGCAGAATATGGGCTGGGGCGTGATCGAGCTGGACGGCCCGCGGCTGCGACATATTGCCAATGGTGTCGTGCGCTCGGGGCCGGGCGCGCTTGGGGCGCGGCTGCTACTTCTGTATCGCGGGCTGACCGATGTGATCACAGCGCATCTCCCCGATGCGGCGGCGGTGGAACAGACCTTCGTGAACAAGGACGCGGTCGGCACGCTGAAGCTGGGTCAGGCGCGCGGCATTGCCCTGCTTGCGCCGGCCGAGGCGGGGCTCGAAATCGGGGAATATGCGCCAAACGCGGTGAAGAAAGCCGTGGTCGGTGTCGGCCACGCCGCCAAAGAGCAGGTGCAGCACATGGTGCGCCACCAGCTTCCCGGCGTCGAGTTTCACGGGCCAGACGCGGCGGATGCACTCGCCATCGCGATCTGCCACGCGCATCACCTGCAATCGCGCAGCGTGCGCATCAAGGCGAGCGCATGA
- the ruvA gene encoding Holliday junction branch migration protein RuvA produces MIGRIAGVILHRAPDHVMIDVRGVGYIVHISERTAANLPPVGQATALYTDLLVREDLLQLFGFPTLLEKEWHKLLTSVQGIGAKASLAILGTLGAEGLGRAIALGDWSAVRKAQGVGPKLAQRVVLELKDKAPSVMAMGGALTVDAGASVIETDAPAPAAPAQPAAKPAAKDPSSAAAQSEALSALTNLGYNPSEAASAVAQAAQAEPEAATTALIRAALRLLAPKE; encoded by the coding sequence ATGATCGGGCGTATTGCGGGGGTGATCCTGCACCGCGCGCCGGATCACGTCATGATCGATGTGCGCGGTGTTGGCTATATCGTTCATATCAGCGAGCGCACGGCGGCCAATCTGCCTCCGGTCGGACAGGCGACGGCGCTTTATACCGATTTGCTGGTGCGCGAGGATCTGTTGCAGCTGTTCGGCTTCCCGACCCTGCTGGAAAAAGAGTGGCACAAGCTGCTGACCTCGGTTCAGGGGATCGGGGCGAAGGCATCGCTGGCGATACTGGGCACGCTCGGCGCCGAGGGGCTTGGCCGGGCGATTGCGCTTGGTGACTGGTCGGCGGTGCGCAAGGCTCAGGGCGTCGGGCCGAAACTGGCGCAGCGCGTCGTGCTTGAACTGAAGGACAAGGCGCCCTCGGTCATGGCGATGGGTGGCGCGTTGACGGTGGATGCGGGTGCCTCGGTCATCGAGACCGACGCGCCCGCGCCTGCGGCCCCCGCCCAACCCGCTGCCAAGCCCGCGGCAAAGGACCCGAGCAGCGCCGCCGCCCAGTCCGAGGCGCTGTCCGCATTGACCAATCTGGGCTATAACCCCTCCGAGGCGGCCTCTGCAGTGGCGCAGGCCGCACAGGCGGAACCCGAGGCCGCGACAACGGCGTTGATCCGCGCGGCGCTGCGGCTTCTGGCGCCGAAGGAATGA
- a CDS encoding zinc metalloprotease HtpX produces the protein MSSTLRTFALMAALTALLMGLGWLIGGRGGALIALIFAGAGNIWAWWNSDKAMLRRNNAVPVTRQNAPELVDLVAELAQRGNLPIPAVYVMQTEQPNAFATGRNPENAAVAVTQGLMQILNRDELAGVIAHELAHIRNRDTLTMTVAATLAGAIAMLGNMALWTGGRNGRGGLLAGLAAMIFAPVAASLVQMAISRTREFRADALGAEIAGQTEGLSSALQKIAQAAGRVVNVPAERNPASASMFIINPLSGMNMDSLFRTHPPTEDRIAALRELRLNGRP, from the coding sequence ATGTCCAGCACGCTTCGCACCTTTGCCCTGATGGCGGCGCTGACCGCGCTGCTGATGGGACTTGGCTGGTTGATCGGTGGCCGGGGCGGCGCGCTGATCGCACTGATTTTCGCGGGCGCGGGCAATATCTGGGCCTGGTGGAACAGCGACAAGGCGATGCTGCGCCGGAACAATGCCGTTCCGGTGACCCGCCAGAACGCGCCCGAGCTGGTCGATCTGGTGGCCGAGCTGGCGCAGCGGGGCAACCTGCCCATACCGGCGGTCTATGTGATGCAGACCGAACAGCCCAATGCCTTCGCCACCGGGCGCAATCCCGAAAACGCCGCAGTGGCGGTCACGCAGGGATTGATGCAGATCCTGAACCGCGACGAGCTGGCTGGCGTCATCGCGCATGAGCTGGCCCATATCCGCAACCGCGACACGCTGACCATGACCGTTGCCGCAACGCTCGCCGGGGCGATCGCGATGCTGGGCAACATGGCGCTGTGGACCGGCGGCCGGAACGGGCGCGGCGGGTTGCTGGCGGGTCTTGCGGCGATGATCTTCGCGCCGGTCGCGGCGAGCCTCGTGCAGATGGCCATCTCTCGCACGCGGGAATTTCGCGCCGATGCTTTGGGCGCCGAGATCGCGGGCCAGACCGAGGGGCTGTCCTCGGCGCTGCAAAAGATCGCGCAGGCGGCGGGGCGGGTGGTCAATGTCCCGGCTGAACGCAATCCGGCTTCGGCCTCGATGTTCATCATAAACCCGCTTTCGGGCATGAATATGGACAGCCTGTTCCGCACCCATCCGCCAACCGAGGACCGCATCGCCGCGCTGAGAGAACTGAGGCTGAATGGACGCCCCTGA